Proteins co-encoded in one Haladaptatus sp. ZSTT2 genomic window:
- a CDS encoding amidase, which produces MSSDFDVVETTIDDIHAAYNADALTCRELVERYLARIDAYDAKGPALNSIITVNPHATERADELDAAFAEDGLVGPLHGIPFVVKDQVETADITTTFGSEAFADYQPATNATLITKLEDAGAVILAKTNLPDWATSWFGYSSVNGRTKNPYDVARDPGGSSSGTGAAVAANLGAVGIGEDTGGSIRLPSAYNNLFGIRVTPGLLSRNGMSPLVVSQDTPGPMARGAKELAVVLDVAVGYDETDEYTAVTELTDDAGSYTDQLDTDALSGARIGVLRDAFGAADDPDSGPVTALVDAAIETMREAGATIVDSVAIPNLDEHLDATSLYILQSKRDLNAFFAARDDAPVDSVAELYDSGQYHDILDLFIGIAEDGPDDPEAEPGYWKSVAAQLKFQRDVLNVYAENDLDVLLCPDAQVIPPTADAIEAGELDTLTFPTNTVLASQSGLCAVSVPAGLSPDGHPAGVELIGKPYDEATLLSLAYAFEQVADTREPPATAPPLDD; this is translated from the coding sequence ATGTCCTCCGATTTCGATGTCGTTGAAACAACGATTGACGACATCCACGCCGCCTACAATGCAGACGCCCTCACCTGCCGGGAACTCGTAGAGCGCTACCTCGCTCGAATCGACGCCTACGACGCCAAGGGCCCCGCACTCAACTCGATTATCACCGTCAACCCGCACGCCACCGAACGCGCCGACGAACTCGACGCGGCGTTCGCGGAGGATGGACTCGTTGGGCCACTCCACGGCATCCCGTTCGTCGTCAAAGACCAAGTCGAGACAGCAGACATCACGACGACGTTCGGCTCGGAGGCGTTCGCAGACTACCAGCCCGCAACCAATGCCACGCTCATCACGAAACTGGAGGATGCCGGAGCCGTCATCCTCGCCAAAACCAATCTTCCTGATTGGGCAACCTCGTGGTTCGGCTACTCCTCGGTCAACGGCCGGACGAAGAACCCCTACGACGTAGCCCGCGACCCCGGCGGTTCCTCCAGTGGCACCGGCGCGGCGGTCGCCGCCAACCTCGGCGCGGTCGGTATCGGCGAGGACACGGGCGGGTCGATTCGCCTTCCATCCGCCTACAACAACCTGTTTGGCATCCGCGTGACGCCGGGCCTGCTGAGTCGCAATGGAATGTCGCCGCTCGTCGTCTCACAGGACACGCCCGGCCCGATGGCGCGAGGCGCAAAAGAACTCGCCGTCGTCTTAGACGTCGCCGTTGGCTACGACGAAACCGACGAGTACACCGCCGTCACCGAACTCACTGACGACGCTGGCTCGTACACCGACCAACTGGACACGGATGCACTGTCTGGCGCTCGAATCGGCGTCCTGCGCGATGCGTTCGGCGCGGCGGACGACCCGGACAGCGGCCCGGTCACCGCGCTCGTCGATGCAGCAATCGAAACGATGCGCGAGGCGGGCGCGACCATCGTGGACTCGGTGGCAATTCCGAACTTAGACGAGCACTTAGACGCCACGTCGCTCTACATCCTCCAGTCGAAGCGCGACCTCAACGCCTTCTTCGCCGCCCGCGACGACGCGCCCGTCGATTCGGTCGCCGAACTCTACGACTCCGGCCAGTACCACGACATCCTTGACCTGTTCATCGGTATCGCAGAAGACGGCCCCGACGACCCGGAAGCCGAACCGGGCTACTGGAAAAGCGTCGCCGCCCAACTCAAGTTCCAGCGCGACGTGCTGAACGTCTACGCCGAAAACGACCTCGACGTGCTGCTGTGCCCGGACGCACAGGTCATCCCACCGACGGCCGACGCCATCGAAGCTGGCGAACTCGACACACTGACTTTCCCGACGAACACCGTCCTCGCCTCTCAGTCTGGCCTCTGTGCGGTGTCCGTCCCCGCTGGACTGTCACCCGACGGCCACCCGGCAGGCGTGGAACTCATCGGCAAACCGTACGACGAAGCAACGCTCCTCTCGCTCGCCTACGCGTTTGAGCAGGTCGCAGACACGAGAGAACCACCGGCAACCGCGCCGCCGCTCGACGACTGA
- a CDS encoding methyltransferase domain-containing protein, whose amino-acid sequence MGVLEHKARARLFYKYLSKVYDQVNPYIWNEDMRAEALELIDIQDGDRVLDVGCGTGFATEGLLQYTDDVHGLDQSIHQLEKAWAKLGKHETVKFYRGDAERLPFRDGQFDKVWSSGSIEYWPEPVKALREIRRVVKPGNKVLIVGPNHPQNFVMGKLADAMMLFYDEAEADRMFSEAGFVDIEHTLMGPQYSPEIAIVTVARAPEK is encoded by the coding sequence ATGGGAGTCCTCGAGCACAAGGCCCGTGCCCGCCTGTTTTACAAGTATCTCTCGAAGGTGTACGACCAGGTGAACCCGTACATCTGGAACGAGGACATGCGCGCCGAGGCCCTCGAACTGATTGACATCCAAGACGGCGACCGCGTGCTCGACGTTGGCTGTGGCACCGGCTTCGCCACCGAAGGTCTCCTCCAGTACACGGACGACGTCCACGGCTTAGACCAGAGCATCCACCAACTCGAAAAGGCGTGGGCGAAACTCGGCAAACACGAGACCGTCAAGTTCTATCGCGGCGACGCAGAACGGCTGCCGTTCCGCGACGGCCAGTTCGACAAGGTGTGGTCGTCCGGCTCTATCGAATACTGGCCAGAGCCGGTCAAAGCCCTCCGCGAAATTCGCCGCGTCGTCAAGCCCGGTAACAAGGTGCTCATCGTCGGCCCGAACCACCCACAGAACTTCGTCATGGGCAAGCTCGCAGACGCGATGATGCTCTTTTACGACGAGGCAGAGGCAGACCGCATGTTCAGCGAAGCCGGCTTCGTCGACATCGAGCACACGCTAATGGGGCCACAGTACAGCCCCGAAATCGCCATCGTCACCGTCGCGCGCGCACCCGAGAAGTAG
- a CDS encoding DUF373 family protein — MLLVLCIDLDDDLGRKTGLQTPVIGRDAVEAAAVALATADPEDSDVNVLFEGIHILDNIEDETVEVAAVTGLEGSDIAANRKVGEEVDTVLASLSTGEDIRALVVTDGAQDESVIPVIRSRVRIDGVRRVIVRQAQDLESMYYTIKQVLNDPETRGTILVPLGILLLIYPLAILADSLNLPGSVFGVTSGLLGLYVLFRGLGLEEAIDRWADRLRRGLYAGRVTLIAYVVAGTLLLIGGVSGMEMLNRIETATPGGQPNALYVIAALLYGAVRWFAAAGITTSLGRVTDEYLDSTFKWRYLNAPFYVLAIAIVLHAVSAYFLGLVSLSFLAAALTGGTLLALASTLAFAVAETHLTRPVEA, encoded by the coding sequence ATGCTGCTCGTCTTGTGCATCGACTTGGACGACGACCTCGGCCGAAAGACGGGGCTCCAGACCCCGGTTATCGGCAGAGACGCCGTCGAAGCCGCCGCGGTTGCACTCGCCACGGCAGACCCCGAGGACTCGGACGTGAACGTCCTGTTCGAAGGCATTCACATCCTCGACAACATCGAAGACGAGACCGTCGAAGTCGCCGCCGTCACCGGCCTCGAAGGCAGCGACATCGCCGCAAACCGGAAAGTCGGTGAGGAAGTCGATACCGTCCTCGCAAGCCTCTCGACGGGCGAGGACATCCGCGCGCTCGTCGTCACCGACGGCGCACAGGACGAGTCGGTGATTCCCGTCATCCGCTCGCGGGTGCGCATCGACGGCGTCCGCCGGGTCATCGTCCGTCAAGCCCAGGACTTAGAGTCGATGTACTACACCATCAAGCAGGTGCTGAACGACCCCGAAACCCGAGGGACGATTCTCGTCCCGCTCGGGATTCTCCTGCTCATCTATCCGCTCGCCATCCTCGCCGACTCGCTCAACCTGCCGGGGTCGGTGTTCGGCGTCACCTCCGGCCTGCTCGGCCTGTACGTCCTCTTTCGCGGCCTCGGTTTGGAGGAGGCCATCGACCGCTGGGCAGACCGCTTGCGTCGCGGCCTCTACGCCGGGCGGGTCACGCTCATCGCCTACGTCGTCGCGGGCACCCTCCTCCTCATCGGCGGCGTGAGCGGCATGGAGATGTTGAATCGCATCGAGACGGCGACGCCCGGTGGCCAGCCAAACGCCCTCTACGTCATCGCGGCGCTTCTTTACGGCGCAGTCCGGTGGTTCGCCGCCGCGGGCATCACGACGAGTCTCGGGCGCGTGACCGACGAGTACCTCGATTCGACGTTCAAGTGGCGCTATCTGAACGCGCCGTTTTACGTCCTCGCCATCGCCATCGTCCTCCACGCCGTGAGCGCCTACTTCCTCGGGCTCGTCTCACTCTCGTTTCTCGCGGCGGCGCTCACCGGCGGCACACTCCTCGCGCTCGCCTCTACGCTCGCGTTTGCGGTGGCAGAAACTCACCTCACTCGCCCCGTCGAAGCCTGA
- a CDS encoding electron transfer flavoprotein subunit alpha/FixB family protein — translation MSGDVLAITEHRRGDLRDVSYELIAAGRQLADALGGDLHLAVISGEVSDFADQLNRDGVDAIHTVDEGEEFNHDVYTQVITQLYDELQPGAVVMPNSVNGLDYAPAVANRLDLPLVTDAIDFSADGTLSVTREQYGSKVETTVEVDADHVALTIRPGEWPAAEGTGEAEIAAFDATIDESAVKSTVTGFEEVGGGDVDITEADILVSVGRGIKEEENIELVQALADALGATLSSSRPIVDNGWLPKNRQVGQSGKVVTPDVYIAIGISGAVQHVAGMKGSDTIIAINTDPNAPIFDIADYGIVDDLFDVVPALTEQFE, via the coding sequence ATGAGCGGTGACGTACTCGCCATCACCGAACACCGCCGCGGCGACCTCCGCGATGTGAGCTACGAACTCATCGCGGCTGGCCGCCAGCTCGCAGACGCCCTCGGCGGCGACCTCCACCTCGCCGTCATCTCGGGTGAGGTCTCCGACTTCGCAGACCAGCTCAACCGCGACGGCGTGGACGCCATCCACACCGTAGACGAAGGCGAAGAGTTCAACCACGACGTGTACACGCAGGTCATCACGCAGCTCTACGACGAGCTCCAGCCCGGTGCGGTCGTGATGCCGAACTCCGTAAACGGCCTCGACTACGCCCCGGCCGTCGCAAACCGCTTAGACCTGCCGCTGGTCACCGACGCCATCGATTTCTCGGCGGACGGAACCCTTTCGGTCACCCGCGAACAGTACGGCTCGAAGGTCGAGACGACCGTGGAAGTCGACGCAGACCACGTCGCACTCACCATCCGGCCCGGCGAGTGGCCAGCCGCAGAAGGCACGGGCGAGGCAGAGATCGCCGCCTTCGACGCGACCATCGACGAGTCCGCCGTCAAATCGACCGTCACTGGCTTCGAAGAAGTCGGCGGCGGCGACGTCGACATCACGGAAGCGGACATCCTCGTCTCCGTTGGCCGTGGTATCAAAGAAGAGGAGAACATCGAACTCGTCCAAGCGCTCGCAGACGCCCTCGGTGCGACGCTCTCCTCCTCGCGCCCGATTGTGGACAACGGCTGGCTGCCAAAGAACCGGCAGGTCGGCCAGTCCGGCAAAGTCGTCACGCCCGACGTCTACATCGCCATCGGCATCTCCGGGGCAGTCCAGCACGTTGCTGGGATGAAAGGGTCTGACACCATCATCGCCATCAACACCGACCCGAACGCACCAATCTTCGACATCGCCGACTACGGTATCGTCGACGACCTGTTCGACGTGGTGCCGGCGCTGACCGAGCAGTTCGAGTAA
- a CDS encoding helix-turn-helix transcriptional regulator has protein sequence MRSRVAAICALLVMLSVAVSGAVATSSGLGATALQAEPANEGVTMTIDLQPNGDARWEVSTEFSLDSENETKAFETLAAEFEDGNSDVGFSVDIFKRASKAASEHTGREMAIEGVARSHSVENQTGRLTLIFTWTNFATVSDDNYRVGDAFNTSSGTWLPELRADQQLVMLPPEAFAVSSAPIGFRNETLRWEGPVTFTAEDLEVTYRPADVDTQTPGPERNDFALVGLGVLALAVLALAVYMWYVRREDDPPAPTASANGGDSDLETVETTPDDEPATEPVEPDEDVDLDLLSDEERVERLLRAEGGRMKQATIVKETGWSNAKVSQLLSAMDEDGQIEKLRIGRENLISLPEQDTDAED, from the coding sequence ATGCGGTCACGCGTCGCCGCGATCTGTGCCCTCCTGGTCATGCTCAGTGTTGCGGTGTCCGGAGCGGTTGCCACTAGTTCTGGGCTGGGAGCCACCGCCCTCCAAGCGGAACCGGCGAACGAAGGCGTGACGATGACGATTGACCTCCAGCCAAACGGCGACGCACGCTGGGAGGTCTCGACTGAGTTCAGTCTCGACTCAGAAAACGAGACGAAAGCGTTCGAGACGCTTGCCGCCGAGTTCGAAGACGGGAACTCAGACGTTGGTTTCTCGGTCGATATCTTCAAGCGAGCGAGTAAGGCAGCGAGCGAGCACACTGGCCGTGAGATGGCCATCGAGGGCGTCGCTCGCAGCCACAGCGTCGAAAATCAGACGGGGCGGCTGACGCTCATTTTCACGTGGACGAACTTCGCAACCGTCAGCGACGATAACTACCGCGTGGGCGATGCGTTCAACACGTCGAGCGGGACGTGGCTCCCCGAGCTTCGAGCCGACCAACAGCTCGTGATGTTGCCACCAGAGGCCTTTGCGGTGAGCAGTGCGCCGATTGGCTTTCGAAACGAGACGCTGCGCTGGGAAGGGCCGGTCACGTTCACCGCAGAGGACCTCGAAGTGACCTACCGCCCCGCAGACGTAGACACCCAAACGCCAGGGCCGGAGCGGAACGATTTCGCGCTCGTTGGTCTCGGCGTCCTCGCGCTCGCGGTGCTCGCGCTTGCCGTGTACATGTGGTACGTCCGGCGAGAAGACGACCCACCAGCGCCCACGGCGAGCGCGAACGGCGGTGATAGCGACCTAGAGACGGTGGAGACAACCCCGGACGATGAGCCAGCCACCGAGCCTGTAGAGCCGGACGAAGACGTAGACCTCGACTTGCTGAGCGACGAAGAGCGCGTCGAACGGCTCTTGCGAGCAGAAGGCGGGCGCATGAAGCAGGCGACCATCGTCAAGGAAACCGGGTGGTCGAACGCGAAGGTCTCCCAACTGCTCTCTGCGATGGATGAGGACGGCCAAATCGAAAAGCTGCGGATTGGCCGGGAGAACCTCATCAGCCTGCCCGAACAGGATACAGACGCAGAAGATTAA
- the ahaH gene encoding ATP synthase archaeal subunit H, with protein MARPEVLDRIKEAEREADEIVEQAETARKERIAEARERAEAIREEAHEEARELEEQRLATAESELEAERKEILAAGEAEREALEERAQSRVDDVVSFVVESFEEAVHAQT; from the coding sequence ATGGCTAGGCCAGAGGTTCTCGACCGAATCAAAGAGGCCGAGCGGGAGGCCGATGAAATTGTCGAACAGGCCGAGACCGCGCGCAAAGAGCGTATTGCAGAGGCACGCGAGCGTGCAGAAGCAATTCGCGAAGAGGCCCACGAGGAGGCCCGCGAGCTTGAAGAGCAACGACTTGCAACGGCGGAATCGGAACTCGAAGCCGAACGCAAGGAGATTCTCGCAGCAGGTGAAGCGGAACGTGAGGCCCTCGAAGAACGCGCGCAGTCGCGGGTAGACGACGTCGTTTCCTTCGTCGTCGAATCCTTCGAGGAGGCGGTTCATGCTCAGACCTAA
- a CDS encoding type IV pilin, with product MSRRGTSPVLGVVLLCLLTVVSAGFVGASLLHVPPDPTPQAVLDVQVNTAGEFTLVHRGGDTLSVRALSIQILVNGTPLTHQPPVPFFAAPGFESGPTGPFNVASNTAWSAGEQATLTLAATNRPAIAPGDVVTVRVTSENATVAVAEVVV from the coding sequence GTGTCTCGTCGTGGAACCTCACCCGTCCTCGGTGTTGTGTTGCTCTGCTTGCTCACGGTCGTGAGCGCCGGGTTCGTCGGGGCGAGTTTGCTTCACGTCCCACCCGACCCGACGCCCCAGGCGGTGCTCGACGTGCAGGTGAACACCGCTGGTGAGTTCACGCTCGTCCATCGCGGTGGCGATACGCTGTCGGTGCGGGCGCTTTCGATTCAGATTCTGGTCAACGGCACGCCACTCACACACCAGCCACCGGTTCCGTTTTTCGCGGCTCCGGGCTTCGAGAGCGGGCCGACCGGCCCGTTCAACGTCGCTTCGAACACTGCGTGGTCTGCGGGGGAGCAGGCGACGCTCACTCTCGCGGCGACGAATCGCCCAGCCATCGCTCCGGGTGATGTGGTGACGGTGCGAGTGACAAGCGAAAACGCGACGGTTGCGGTTGCGGAGGTGGTGGTCTAA
- a CDS encoding electron transfer flavoprotein subunit beta/FixA family protein has protein sequence MKVLVTVKEVAEVEDEFEIDGLKIDERYLDYDLNEWDDYAVEEGVQIAEENDDVEVVTVTIGPERAEETIRMALAKGADRAIRVWDDSLEAADFIDVATKTDILAAVVEEEQPDLILSGVQAGDDAFGATGVSLADAIGFEWAAVVNALDLDVESGVAHLRRELEGGIEELADVEIPAVLTIQTGINEPRYASLRGIRQAQSKEIAPKSLGDLGLDASVTESEITLTSMYEPESESDATIWEGSADETAGKLAEFLRDKGVGQA, from the coding sequence ATGAAAGTCCTTGTCACCGTAAAGGAGGTGGCAGAAGTCGAAGACGAGTTCGAAATTGACGGACTCAAAATCGACGAGCGCTACCTTGACTACGACTTGAACGAGTGGGACGACTACGCGGTCGAAGAGGGTGTCCAAATCGCGGAGGAAAACGACGATGTCGAAGTCGTTACCGTCACGATTGGCCCAGAACGCGCAGAGGAGACCATCCGAATGGCCCTCGCCAAAGGCGCAGACCGCGCCATCCGTGTCTGGGACGACTCCCTCGAAGCGGCTGACTTCATTGACGTCGCCACCAAGACCGACATCCTCGCCGCCGTGGTCGAGGAAGAACAACCAGACCTCATCCTGTCCGGTGTGCAGGCTGGCGACGACGCCTTCGGCGCGACCGGCGTCTCGCTCGCAGACGCCATCGGGTTCGAGTGGGCGGCCGTCGTGAACGCCCTCGACCTCGACGTCGAAAGCGGCGTGGCCCACCTCCGCCGCGAACTCGAAGGCGGCATCGAGGAACTCGCAGACGTCGAGATTCCAGCCGTCCTCACCATCCAGACGGGTATCAACGAACCGCGCTACGCCTCGCTCCGTGGCATCCGCCAGGCCCAGAGCAAGGAGATTGCGCCAAAAAGTCTCGGTGACCTCGGCCTCGACGCCTCGGTCACGGAGAGCGAGATTACCCTCACCTCCATGTACGAACCAGAGTCCGAGAGCGACGCCACCATCTGGGAAGGCAGCGCAGACGAGACCGCTGGGAAACTTGCTGAGTTCCTCCGCGACAAAGGAGTTGGTCAGGCATGA
- a CDS encoding GrpB family protein: MTLGLRRGTVELHPHDPAWLEAFSIAARELRSLIGDEIERIEHVGSTAIPGLPAKPILDVVVVVTELERAKKLVPKIQSLGYEFKPDDPLDGRLFFVRGPEESRTHHLAVVEAGSESLGEYVNFRAALLADPELVKEYAELKRDLAEQYTDDRETYTERKAEFIQSVLES, encoded by the coding sequence ATGACCCTCGGTTTACGACGGGGAACGGTCGAATTGCACCCCCACGACCCGGCGTGGCTGGAGGCGTTTTCGATAGCCGCCCGCGAGCTACGCTCGCTCATTGGCGATGAAATCGAACGCATCGAACACGTCGGGAGCACGGCGATTCCCGGCTTGCCCGCGAAACCCATTCTCGACGTGGTCGTGGTCGTCACCGAGTTGGAACGAGCCAAGAAGTTAGTGCCCAAAATCCAGAGCCTCGGCTACGAGTTCAAGCCCGACGACCCACTCGATGGCCGCCTGTTTTTCGTCCGCGGTCCTGAGGAGAGTCGCACCCACCACCTCGCCGTGGTCGAAGCCGGGAGCGAGTCGCTCGGCGAATACGTGAACTTTCGAGCTGCATTACTCGCAGACCCTGAATTGGTCAAGGAGTATGCGGAATTGAAACGAGACCTCGCAGAACAATACACAGACGACCGAGAGACGTACACAGAGAGGAAGGCCGAGTTCATCCAGTCGGTACTCGAATCGTAA
- a CDS encoding DUF7096 domain-containing protein, whose amino-acid sequence MRRTLAFTLALVVVVSASAVAVPAGGQHNTQIAPIVPANNTTAYLTIAAEDLERTGYGTASLDVGAALDAQNEGLHARWGALSLEERLAVASGTAEQRSILQSELDQLTAAVSALEQRKHDALAAYNSGTLTTDELVRELAAIALVADSLEDRLDSLEAAANDIQDTRIEKGLRGLQVSLLELRGPVREHSSLVVEGRATPRTVYVETSDTGVVFATIAGDEYVREVSIPTARDPDASDQYSGNLDRVEERAEELHPWAVNHSRGRNYGSLEFGFVGVYPIELPHIHGTLRSYLDGGTGDVFYETQTKDLDEIPTNAPMISGDDGLTLTVETTHPSGPMNVTLVDASTGDPVDATLTIDGQQIGTTGEDGTTWLIQPRSGGTLVASVGGNSVQLQLA is encoded by the coding sequence ATGCGTCGCACTCTCGCGTTCACTCTCGCGCTGGTCGTTGTCGTCTCAGCCAGCGCCGTTGCCGTGCCCGCCGGCGGGCAGCATAACACTCAAATTGCGCCAATCGTTCCCGCCAACAACACCACTGCCTATCTCACGATTGCCGCAGAAGACCTCGAACGCACCGGCTACGGCACCGCCTCGCTCGACGTGGGCGCGGCGCTCGACGCGCAAAACGAGGGCCTCCACGCGCGATGGGGTGCGCTGTCGCTCGAAGAACGCCTCGCCGTCGCGAGCGGGACTGCAGAACAACGCTCGATTCTCCAGAGCGAACTCGACCAGCTCACCGCAGCCGTGTCGGCACTCGAACAGCGAAAGCATGACGCGCTCGCTGCGTACAACAGCGGCACGCTCACGACCGACGAACTCGTGCGCGAACTCGCCGCCATCGCGCTCGTTGCGGATTCGCTCGAAGACCGTCTCGATTCGCTCGAAGCCGCCGCGAACGATATCCAAGACACGCGTATTGAGAAGGGCCTTCGTGGATTACAGGTTTCACTGCTCGAACTGCGTGGCCCCGTCCGCGAGCACTCCTCGCTCGTCGTCGAGGGACGCGCCACGCCGCGGACGGTGTACGTAGAGACCTCCGATACGGGCGTCGTCTTCGCGACGATTGCGGGCGACGAGTACGTCCGCGAGGTTTCGATTCCGACCGCGAGAGACCCCGACGCCTCAGACCAGTACAGCGGTAATTTAGACCGCGTCGAAGAGCGCGCAGAAGAACTGCACCCGTGGGCGGTCAACCACAGCCGTGGCCGGAACTACGGCTCACTCGAATTCGGCTTCGTTGGCGTCTACCCCATCGAACTGCCCCACATCCACGGCACGCTCCGGAGCTATCTCGACGGCGGCACGGGCGACGTGTTCTACGAAACACAGACGAAAGACCTCGATGAGATTCCGACGAACGCGCCGATGATCAGCGGCGATGACGGGCTCACGCTCACCGTCGAAACGACCCATCCAAGCGGGCCAATGAACGTCACGCTCGTCGATGCGAGCACGGGCGATCCGGTCGACGCCACCCTCACCATCGATGGCCAGCAGATCGGAACGACCGGCGAAGACGGGACGACGTGGCTCATCCAACCGCGTAGTGGTGGCACGCTCGTCGCCTCCGTAGGCGGGAACTCTGTCCAACTCCAACTCGCGTAG
- a CDS encoding polyprenyl synthetase family protein, producing MEYLERRREMVESRLEEVLDDIEPPALAAQMQHVTLSGGKRVRPMVTVLSCEAVGGRAEDAVDFGVGIELVHNASLVVDDIIDDSDIRRGVTSAWAEFGYGPSIIASDGLLGEAFSLFSSNGRAMEAVSESMVELGEGEATELVAKPENEAEYMVLARRKTGSLFRAAAELGAIAAKADEETVTAFGEYAEKVGIAFQIRDDVLDAVADAEELGKPTGIDAEMDRPSLVQITELTPEEANERARAHSDAALDALDRVNAADSQALDYLRDLAEFVVVRER from the coding sequence ATGGAGTATCTGGAGCGCCGACGCGAGATGGTCGAGTCACGGTTGGAGGAGGTGCTCGACGATATCGAGCCACCGGCGCTCGCCGCGCAGATGCAACACGTCACGCTCTCTGGAGGCAAGCGCGTCCGCCCGATGGTGACGGTGCTGTCGTGTGAGGCCGTTGGCGGCCGGGCAGAGGACGCCGTAGACTTCGGTGTCGGCATCGAACTCGTCCACAACGCCTCGCTCGTGGTCGACGACATCATCGACGATTCCGACATCCGCCGGGGGGTCACGAGCGCGTGGGCTGAGTTCGGCTACGGCCCGTCGATTATCGCCTCCGACGGCTTGCTCGGCGAGGCGTTTTCGCTGTTTTCGAGCAATGGCCGCGCCATGGAAGCCGTCTCCGAGTCGATGGTCGAACTCGGTGAGGGCGAGGCGACGGAACTCGTCGCCAAACCCGAGAACGAAGCCGAGTACATGGTACTCGCGCGTCGGAAAACCGGGTCGCTGTTCCGGGCCGCCGCCGAGTTGGGCGCAATCGCCGCGAAAGCCGACGAGGAAACGGTCACCGCGTTTGGCGAGTACGCAGAGAAGGTGGGGATTGCCTTCCAAATCCGCGACGACGTGCTCGACGCGGTGGCAGACGCAGAGGAACTCGGCAAGCCAACGGGCATCGACGCCGAGATGGACCGCCCCTCACTCGTCCAGATTACGGAACTCACCCCCGAGGAAGCGAACGAACGGGCGCGCGCCCACTCTGACGCCGCCCTCGACGCACTCGACCGCGTGAACGCCGCTGATTCGCAAGCCCTCGACTATCTGCGGGACTTAGCCGAGTTCGTCGTCGTCCGCGAGCGATGA